The nucleotide window CGACTTCTTCAAGCACGAGTTGGCAGCGGCCGGGCTGAGTCTGGAGCGGTTCGGCTGGGCCAGCATCCAACTGGACGGCGGGATCGAGGCCAGCACGGTACGGGTCCGGGACTGGTTCACCTCCACCGCTGCCGGGCTCGAACTGCCGGTCCGGGCGAGCCGTCCGCTGGGCGACCTGTCGATCGCGCTCGACGCTCGCGGCCCGCTGACCGATCTGACCGCGACGGCGCTGGCCCGGATCGGCGGCTGGATCACCTCCGCCGGCGGCACCGTGGTGCTGCCGTCGACCAGCAAACTGCTGCAGAGTGCGGCGTTCACCTCCGCCGCGTTCGGACATGCTCGGGTCGAGCCGACGCTCGCCCACGGCCAGCGGCCGACCGAGCCGGGCTGGCACATCATGCGGATGCCCGGCACCGACTGGCTGGAGACGGCCACCGGGCTCGGTGCGACCGGTGCCGAACTCGCTCTGGTGCACGTTGCCGGCGGCACGCTGCCGGGGCACCGGTTCCTGCCGGTGCTGCAGGTCAGTGCCGATTCCGACACCGTCGCCGACTACGGCGCGGACCTCGACGGCACCCTGGCAGCCGGCCCGGATCAGGCGGCCGAGGACGGTCTGCGAGTGCTCACCGACGCGGCTTCCGGACGGCTGCGGGCCCGCGCCGACCTGGAAGGCAACGTCGGCTTCCAGCTCACCCGCGGGCTGCTCGGCGCCTCGATGTAGCGACAGCGCGTCCGGACCGGGGCTTGCTTGCCGACGCGGTTCTTCGGCAATCTCGGCTGGGGTGTCGATCCGGGTCGGGATCGTTCGACGCTTGGGTGAGCGCCCCGACGGACGGGGCCGGTCAAGGGGGTAGCCATGCCGAACATCACCACCAACCTGTGGTTCGACACCCAGGCAGAGGAAGCCGCGCAGTACTACTGTCGGATCTTCCCGAATTCCAAGATCAACAACATCAGTCACTATCCCGACGGGACACCGCGGGCCGGCAGCGTCCTGACCGTCGACTTCGAGCTGGACGGCACCCGCTTCACCGCGCTGAACGGCGGACCGGAGTTCCGCTTCACCGAGGCTGTCTCGTTCCTGATCGACTGCCAGGACCAGGCCGAGGTCGATCACTACTGGGATGCGCTGACCGCCGACGGCGGCGAGGAAAGTCAGTGCGGCTGGCTGAAAGATCGTTTCGGCGTCTCTTGGCAGGTCGTTCCGCGGCAACTGCCCGAACTGCTGTCGAATCCGGATCAGGCGTTGGTCGGCCGGGTCACCCAGGCGATGTTTCAAATGGCCAAGATCGACGTCGCGGAGCTCGAGCGAGCCGCGGCGCAGTGATCATCAAGTGATCATGAAGTTGGTCCCGGGCCTTCTTTCCGCCAGATTTGACCCGTGCAGGAACAACCCGCCCAGGAAGACGCCGAGCAGGAGCGACCAGGGGCGAGGACGGCGATCAGTCCGCCCTGGTGGCGGACGGCGTCGGGCGCGCTCGCGATGTGTTTCGTCGGCAGCAGCACGGCCGTGTCCCAGTTGCTGGTGGACGCGCCGCTGTTCACGGCGCAGGCCGTCCGGTACGGCATCGCTGCGGCTCTGCTGGCGTTGGTGATGCGTTTGCGCGGACAGCAGATCGTCCGGCCGGCGGGCCGGGAATGGCTGTGGCTGCTGGGCTTGGCGGTGTCAGGCCTGGTCGTCTTCAACGTCGCACTGGTCCGCGGCGCCCGGCATGCCGAGCCGGCCGTGATCGCGGTTGCGGTGGCTGCGGTGCCGATCCTGCTCGGCGTGCTCGGCCCACTGCTGGAACGCCGGCGTCCGGGAGCCCGCTTGCTGCTGGCGGCCGCCGTGGTCACCGCGGGCGCGGTGCTGGTGGTCGGTGTCGGGCGTACCGATCTGATCGGCATCGGCTGGGCCCTGGTCGCTCTGATCTGCGAGGCGGGCTTCACGCTGCTGGCCGTGCCGGTGCTGCCCAGGCTCGGCCCGGCCGGCGTCTCCCTGCACAGCATCTGGATCGCGACCGTGCTGCTCGCCGCGATCGGCGTCGGCGCCGAAGGGCCGGCCGCGGTCGCCGCGCTGACGCGCAGCGAGTGGATCGCGATCGGCTACCTGGCGGTGTTCGTCACGGTGATCGCCTTCCTGCTCTGGTACGGCTGTGTGCAGGCGATCGGCGCCGACCGCGCCGGACTGCTGACCGGTGTCGCTCCCGTCGCCGCGGCCCTGATCGGAGCCGTTGTACTGGGTGAGATGCCGGCACTGGGTGTCTGGCTCGGGATCGCCGTGGTGATCGCCGGGCTGGCGATCGGGCTCGGCCCGTCCGCGCGTCGCCGTACGGGTGCGGACGCGGTCACGCTGAGCCGGACAGCGTAGGCTTGCGCCTCGGATTTACCGGCAAACATCGACATCTGCCGGCGCCAGGTCTGCGCCGGCCGGAGAGGGAGGACCGATCGTGGCCTCGACCAAGATCACCGTCGTTGCGGACAATGCGACAACCGAGCAGGTGATCGACGAGACGACGACGGGCCTGGACCTCTTCGGCACCGACCGCAGCATCGTTGCGATCAAGATCAACGGCGAGCTCCGTGATCTTGATCGGCCGGTGCTGGACGGTGTCGACGGTGCCGAGATCACGGTCGAGCCGGTGTCGATCGAGAGCACCGACGGGTTGAACGTGTTGCGGCACTCGACTGCGCACGTCGCCGCCCAGGCCGTACAAGCCCTGTACGCAGAGGCGAAACTCGGCATCGGGCCGCCGATCACCGACGGCTTCTACTACGACTTCCAGGTGGCCGAGCCGTTCACCCCCGAGGATCTGAAGGCCATCGACAAGCAGATGTCGATGATCATCAAGGAACGGCAGCGGTTCGTCCGCCGCGAGATCAGCGACGACGAGGGCCGCCACGAGCTCGCGGCCGAGCCGTTCAAGATCGAGTTGATCGGCAAGAAGGGCGCCGCCGATGATGCCGACGGCGCGGATGATCAAGGAATGGGCGTCGAGGTCGGCGCCGGCCAGCTGACCATCTACGACAACGTACGCCGGGACGGATCCGTTGCCTGGAAGGATCTTTGCCGCGGTCCGCACCTCCCGCACACCGGCTACATCCCCGCGTACGCGATCACTCGCAGCTCGGCGGCGTACTGGCTCGGCGATCAGAACAACCAGCAGTTGCAGCGGGTCTACGGCACCGCCTGGCCGAGCAAGTCGGAGCTGAAGGACTACCAGCATCGGATGGAGGAGGCCGCCAAGCGCGACCACCGCAAGCTCGGCGTCGAGCTCGATCTGTTCAGCTTCCCCGACGAGCTCGGCTCCGGCCTGGCGGTGTTTCACCCCAAGGGCGGTGTGCTGAAGCGGGAGATGGAGGACTACGTCCGCCGTCGGCACCTGGAGGAGGGGTTCTCCTACGTCGGAACCCCACATCTGACCAAGTCAGGACTGTTCGAGACCTCGGGACACTATCCGTACTACGCGGACACGATGTTCCCGCCGATGGAGTTCGAGGGCAGCCACTACCTGGTCAAGCCGATGAACTGCCCGATGCACAACCTGATCTACAAGTCGCGGGGGCGGTCCTACCGCGAGCTGCCGCTGAGGTTCTTCGAGTTCGGCTCGGTCTACCGGTACGAGAAGTCCGGTGTGGTGCACGGGCTGACCCGGGTTCGCGGGATGACGCAGGACGACTCGCACTCCTACGTCACGCCGGAGCAGGCGCCGGGGGAGATCAAGCATCTGCTCGGCTTCATCCTCGGGCTGCTGCGTGACTTCGGGCTGAACGACTACTACCTGGAGCTGTCCACCCGGGATCCGCAGTCGGACAAGTTCATCGGCAGCGACGAGCAGTGGGCGACCGCGACCGAGATCCTGGAGCAGGTCGGCCGCGACTCCGGGCTGGACCTGGTGCCCGATCCGGGCGGGGCCGCCTTCTACGGGCCGAAGATCTCCGTGCAGACCCGGGACGCGATCGGCCGGACCTGGCAGATGTCGACGATTCAGTACGACTTCAACCAGCCGGCACGGTTCGGTCTGGAATACCAGGCGGCCGACGGGTCCCGGCAGCAGCCGGTGATGATCCACTCGGCCAAGTTCGGCTCGATCGAACGCTTCATCGGGGTGCTCACCGAGCACTACGCCGGCGCGTTCCCGGTCTGGCTGGCGCCGGTGCAGGCGGTCGGTATCCCGGTCGCGGCCGAGTTTGACGGCTATCTGGTCGACGTCGCTGCCAGGATGCGCAAGGCCGACATCCGGGTCGAGGTCGACACCAGCGACGACCGGATGCAGAAGAAGATTCGTAACTGGACCAAGCAGAAGGTGCCCTACCAGCTGATCGCCGGCGGTCAGGACGCCGAGGCCGGTGCCGTCTCCTTCCGCTACCGCGACGGCAGCCAGAAGAACGGAGTCCCGGTGGACGAGGCGATCGCCGAGATCACCGCCGCCATCGCCGACAAGCGTCAGGTCTGAGGCACCAGCTCCGATCACGACGAATCGCGGTTGGCGTCGACCTCTCCGGCAGCGAACCCCGGCACGTTTCCGGCCGCAGTCGGAATCGACCCCCGAGCTCCGGGCATGGCGTCGAGTGCCGCCGCTCGCGAACAGAATCACCCGCGCATTGAGTGTTTCGAGCCAATTTGGACCGGTTCGGCACGAACAGCGGGTGATTGTGTTCGCGACGGTGACGCACAACTGCTGCCCACGGGCGCCGATCCCCGCAACAACGCCCAACCACCGGGCCCCCAACGGCATTGACGGACTCCGAATCCCGCGGAAATGGCCGAGACTGCGCCGGATTCGAGCCCCTTCCTCACGGTTGTCAGTCCAGGAGTGCGTTCGGGGTGATGGTCACTTCGTACGGATCGGCCGCGGTGAAGGATTGCTCGCCGCTGACCTCGGCGATCTGCCGATAGTTATCCTTGTTCAGCGCCCACGCGGTCAACGACGGCCGGTCCGGATCGACGATCCAGTAGGACCTGACTCCGGCGCGGCGGTAGCGGTCATGCTTGATGTTCAGCTCGAAGAGCCGGTTGCTCGGAGACAGGATCTCGACGGCGAGCAGCGGTGCGACCGGCAGAATCTTCGAGGTGAAGTCCGACCTGCGGGCGACAATCAGGTCCGGCACGACCACGGTGTCGTCGGCCAGGACGACGTCGGTGGGCGCCGCCAACACCCTGAGGTCGACCGGGCAGTTGGCCGCCAGCAACAGGTGCAGCTGCGCACTGACGATCTGGTGGCGTACCGCCGGCGACGGGCTCACGACGAGTACTCCATCGATGAGCTCATAGCGATTCCCGTCGTTCTCCGGGAACTGTTCCAGGTCGGCGACGGTCCACGCTCGTCCCTGCGGGAAGGTGGTCACGGCTCCCATCGTGCCTCATTTCTTCCGGCTCGGTCATCGTCACGTTCTGGAGTCGCTGTGCCCGGAAGCACCGATGGTCGTCCACAGGCAGCGGCGATTGCGGACAAGTGTCGTTGGTGGATGCGCGGCCCGATGACCGGGCCCGGAGTCAACCTTCGCCGACCTCATCCGGCATGCTTGGTCCCGACATGAATGACGAGATCACCGATCGGCCGGACGAGTTCGCCGGTGTGCCCGACCCGTTCGAACGGTTGTGGACGCCGCACCGGATGGTCTACATCGAGGGCGAGAACAAGCCGCCGGACGGCACCGCCGACACCTGCCCGTTCTGTCGTACGCCGGCCGGTGAGGACGAGACCGGACTGATCGTCCACCGCGACGAACTGGCCTACGTCGTGCTCAACCTCTACCCGTACTCGCCAGGTCATCTGCTGATCTGCCCCTATCGGCACGTTGCCGACTACACCGATCTCACTGACGCCGAACGGGACGCGATCGGCCGGTTGACCGCCGACGCGATGACCGTGATCCGCGCCACCAGCGCCCCGCACGGCTTCAACCTCGGCCTCAACCAGGGCGCTGTCGCCGGTGCCGGGATCGCCGCCCACCTGCATCAGCACGTGGTGCCGCGGTGGGCGGGAGACGCGAACTTCCTGCCGGTGATCGGCCACACCAAGGCGATCCCGCAACTCCTCGGCGACAGTTGGAAGCTGCTGTACGAGGTCTGGCAGAAACATGATCAGCAGCCGCACGGTACGGAGGGGAACGGCTGATGCTGGAACGGTTCCGCAACGCCTGGACCAAGGTGATCGCACCGATCGCAGCGTTCTTCGTCCGGCACAACATCTCGCCGGACGTGATCACCATCGTCGGCACGCTCGGCGTGGTCGCCGGTGCGGTGATCTGCTACCCGCAGGGCTGGCTGTGGCAGGGCACGGTGATCATCTTCCTGTTCGTCTTCGCCGACATGGTGGACGGCCAGATGGCCCGCAGCACCGGCCGGTCGAGCAAGTGGGGAGCGTTCCTGGACTCCAGCCTGGACCGGCTCGGCGACGGCGCGGTCTTCGGCGGGATCACGCTCTACTTCGTGCACGGTGCCGCGGTGCACGGCCGCGACGTCGCCTTCGACCTGCCCACCATCTGGGCCTCGATCACCCTGTGTGCGTTGGTGATGGGCCAGCTCACCTCGTACGTCAAGGCTCGGGCGGAGAGCCTCGGCTTCCGCTGCGGCGGTGGGTTGGCCGCCCGCGCCGACCGGTTGTTGATCATCCTGATGGGCGCCTGGCTGGCCGGTCTCGGTGTGCCGTACGTGTTGGAGTTCGCGGTCACCGCGTTGGCCGTGATGAGCACCGTGACGGTGTTCCAGCGGATCTTCCAGGTCCGCAATCAGGCCCGGGAGCAGGACCCGCATGGCGCCGGAGCATGACCGGACGACCGCACTGACGCCGGCTGCCGTCGGCCTGAGACTGCTGTACGGGTTGGGCTGGCGGATCGGACCGCAACTGCCGAAGCCGGTGCGGCAGTTGATCATGGAACAGGGCGCCCGGGTCGCGGTTCGTCGCGGCGGTGAGAACCTTGATCATTATCGGGACAACCTGCGCGCCGTACTCGGCCGGGAACCCGATGATCAACTTCTCCGGGCCGGCGTCGCCTCGTACCTGCGCAACTGGATCGAGGTGTTCTCGCTGCCGGGCTGGTCGACGGCCAGGATCGTCGGCACCGTGTCCACCACCGGCGAGGCCGAGTTGCGCCGGGCGTTGCGGGAGGAGGGCGCGGTGGTCGCGTTGCCGCACAGCGGCAACTGGGACCTGGCCGGTGCCTGGGCGTGCGTCACCGGCATGCCGGTGACCACCGTGGTGGAACAGCTCGAGGCTCCCGAGTACGCCGCCTTCAAGCGATTCCGCGAGCAGCTCGGGATGGAGATCATCTCCAACCATGATCCGGCCGCGTTGCCGCGGCTGATGACCGCCGTCCGGCAGCACCGGGTCGCCTGCCTGGTGGCCGATCGTGATCTGCTCGGCAGCGGCCTACCGGTCGACTGGGCAGGCCATCGGGTGACCATGCCCGCGGGTCCGGCAGTGGTGGCGCGCCGCACCGGCGCCTCGCTGTTTCCGATGGTGTGTCGATTCACTCCTGACGGGCTGCGGCTGGACATCGGCCGGCCGATCGAGCACCGACCCGGCCGCGACGGACTGATCGCGATGATCCAGGACGAGGCCGACTACTTCGCCGAACGGATCGCCCGTACGCCGCAGGACTGGCATCTGATGCAGCCGTTCTTCACCGCCGGGACCGGGGCGTCGGGTAAAGATCGTGGGGTTCCGGGAGAAGATGATCATGGTGTCGAGGGGAGACCATGACCGAGCTGTTGCGGCCGGACCAACGCGCAGATCCGACCCGGGACGGGGCGCTGGGCGTCGGGCTGGTCTGCCCGTATTCGCTGAGCACGCCAGGCGGTGTGCAGAGTCACGTGCTCGGGCTGGCCGGCTACCTGACGTCGATCGGCGACCGAGTGCAGATCCTCGCCCCCGGAGAACTCGATCCGCTCCGCGCACGGCAGTACGGTCTGGAACGCGACCAGTTCACCTCGGTCGGCCCGGCGCTGCCGGTCCCGTACAACGGATCGGTGGCCCGGATCACCTTCGGCCCGATCACAGCCGCCAGGGTCCGGCGCTGGCTGGACACGCATCGGCTGGATCTGCTGCACATCCACGAACCGCTGGCGCCGAGCGTTTCCATGATCAGCTTGATGTCGGCCGCTGTTCCGGTGGTCGCGACCTTTCACACGGCCACCCCGCGGTCGCTGCTGATGCGGCTGGCCGGCAGCTGCCTGCGTTCGGCGGTGGACAAGATCGAGGCCGGCATCGCGGTGTCGGATTCGGCCCGCCGGGTGGTCGTCGATCATCTCGGGCGTCACCCGCAGGTGATCCCGAACGGCATCCGGTCGGCTGATTTCCGGCGCCCCGACCATGATCAACAGGGACCGAACGTTGATCATCATGACGCTGTTGATCTCAGCGATGTTGATCATGGCGGCGTTGATCATGACGGTATCGATCATGGTGGGGTGGCGGCGCTGCGTCGGAGCGGCGACCAGCCACGGCTGGTCTTCCTCGGTCGGTTGGACGAGCCGCGCAAAGGGCTCGAGGTCCTGCTCCAGGCGCTGCCGATGATCAAGCAACGGCATCCCGAACTCGAGGTGGTGATCGCGGGCCAGGGTCGGCTGTCACGGATCGTACGCCGGTTGCCGCCCGGTTGCGTGGCCCTCGGCGAGGTGGACGACGCTGCCCGGTCGGCCCTGCTCCGCAGCGCCGACCTCTTCATCGCACCGCACCTGAACCGGGAGAGCTTCGGCATCGTACTGATCGAGGCGATCAGCGCCGGGGCCAGCGTGATCGCCTCCGACCTGCCGGCGTTCACCGACCTGCTCACCGACGGTCACGATGAACTCGGCTTCATGTTCCCCGCCGGAGATGCGGCGGCCCTTGCTGCCACCGTCGATCGCGCCCTGGCCGCCGATCGGCGCCGGATGAATCGTCGAGCCCAATCCTTCGTCGACCGCTACGACTGGTCCCGGGTCGGACCGGCCATCCGCCAGGTCTACGCCCAGTTGCTGCCCAGCTGACCCGGTACGCACGCGACTGGTCGCCTCGCACCCTGGTCGCCTCGCACCCTGGTCGTCCGCGTTCCGATCCCCGGACCACGCTTCACCCGCGTACCCGCGCACCGACGGCGCTCCCGCGCAAGTTCGTACTTCCGCGGCAGCGCCGTAGGTGCGCGGGAATTCTGATCCGACCGCGATCCCCGGTGAACGCAGCCAGTCATCCGCCCCACAACCGCCGACACTGACGCCGTCGGATATCGGCCATCGGGCCCGGCCGACCCGAACTCGACCGTGGTGGGGAAACGTACGACCCGATCGACCTTGGGCTCGCACGAAGTCGACTGTGGTGGGGAAACGTACGACCCGATCGACCTTGGGCTCGCGCGAAGTCGACTGTGGTGGGGAAACGTACGACCCGATCGACCTGGGGCTCGCACGAAGTCGACTGTGGTGGGGAAACGTACGACCCGATCGACCTGGGGCTCGCGCGAAGTCGACTGTGGTGGGGAAACGTACGACCCGATCGACCTGGGGCTCGCGCGAAGTCGACTGTGGTGGGGAAACGTACGACCCGATCGACCTGGGGCTCGCACGAAGTCGACTGTGGTGGGGAAACGTACGACCCGATCGACCTGGGGCTCGCGCGAAGTCGACTGTGGTGGGGAAACGTACGACCCGATCGACCTTGGGCTCGCGCGAAGTCGATCGTGGTGGGGAAACGTACGACCCGATCGACCTGGGAATGAATGGCTCAGCGGCGCTGTCCACCCCCGCCGGCGAGTTCGGGGAGTTGGGCGCGCCGGTCGGAATCCTGGAAATGCGGACGGAGTCGGCGGAATCGGGCTCGTCGAGGTCGGATCCGGGCGTCTGCGTCCGCAATGTCAGGTTCGTGATCGGGGGGCCATGATCGCCGGCATGTCGCGCGCCCTAGTCCCGACCAGGCCGCGCGCCCGAACCCAGCGCTTCTCCTGCGTTCCCGCGCATCCACGGCGCTGCCGCGGAAGTACGAACTTGCGCGGCAGCGCCGACGATGCGCGGGAAGGGGTTTGAAGCGGCGCGGCCGGACGATCCCGGGCCGGCCGACTGCTCCTGCGCACCCACGGCGCTCCTGAGCAGTACGAGGGAGTCCGAAGCTGCCCGGCATCGACTGGGGCAGGCGGAGACCGGGGCCGGAAGGTTTGGGCACGGGCGGGGTGGCGCCGGTAGATTCACCGGCGAGCCCGGGCGATCGGCGCCATGGCGAACCTGACGCGGTCGGAGGGAGGCCACCTTGTCTGCTGGTGACACCGGCTCGGTGCGCCGGACGCCGGACGCCAGCATGGATCTGCTCAAACAGATCATCGAGCACCCGATCGACCCCGACTACGCGGTGGTCGCAGCTCGGGAATCGGATCACGGCGACCGCCCGAGCACCGGCCGCCGGGTGGCGTTCGGGTTGGCCGCGTTGCTGATCGGCGCGATGTTCGCGGTGGCGGCGTTGCAGACCACCCGCAGCCAACCGGCCATCCAGCACGAACGCAACCAGTTGGTCGGCCAGATCAAGAACGCCCAGGCCAACCGGGACCGGTTGAAGGAACGTGCTGATGATCTCGCGGCGGACAACGCGCGGTTGCGGACCGCCGGCCTCGGCGACGACAGCCAGGACCGCGCCCTGAAGAGCCGACTCAACGATCTCGAAGCAGCAACCGGAGCCGCCCCGGTGTCCGGACCGGGAGTCAAGATCACCGTCGACGACGCGGCCGGCGGAACCGGACAGGGCCGGGTGCTCGACGTCGATCTTCAGGTGCTGGTCAACGGACTCTGGCAGGCCGGTGCGGAGGCCATCGCCGTCAACGGACTGCGGGTCACCAACCTGACCGCGATCCGAGAGGCCGGCCAGGCGATCACCGTGAACTACCGCTCGTTGACCGCGCCGTACCAGGTGCAGGCGATCGGGAATTCCGGGACACTGCAGACCCGGCTGTTGGATAGCTCGGCCGGTGCGTGGTGGAATGCCCTGAAGCAAAATCAAGGCATGCGCTACGACATCAGCGCGGCCGCCGAGCTCAAACTCGACGGCGTACCCGGACTGAGCGTACGCATCGGAAGGACGCGATGATCCCGCTTCTTGGCCTCATCGCCGGCATCATCGTCGGTCTGGTGCTGGAACCCAACGTGCCGACCTTTCTGCAGCCCTATCTGCCGATCGCCATCGTGGCGGCGATGGATGCGCTGTTCGGCGCCTTCCGTGCCTACCTGGAAGGGACGTTCACCGACAAGGTGTTCGTGGTCTCCTTCATCTCCAACGTGTTGATCGCCGCCGCGATCGTCTTCATCGGCGACCAGATCGGCGTCGGCGCCCAACTGTCCACCGGCGTGGTGGTCGTCCTCGGCATCCGCATCTTCACCAACGCCGCAGCCATCCGCCGGGCCTTGTTCCATGCCTGATCCGCAGCGAGAGCCCGAGGCGGAGACGACCACGTCCGAGGTGCCCGGAGCGGGCGAATCAGCCACAGCCTCGGCAGCTGCTGGCGCGAGGCCGAGCCCCGCTGCGGCGGCCCGGCAGCGACTGCGGCGGCTGCTCACCAAACCCGGACGCGGCCAGTTGATCGCCGGAGTGCTGGTGTTCCTGGTCGCCGTCGGCGCGGTCACCCAGGTCCGCACGCACGCCACCGACAAGGCGTACAGCAATGCCCGGCAGGACGATCTGGTGCAGATCCTGGACGGTCTGAACAGCGAGTCCCGCCGGCTGCAGGGCGAGATCGAGGACCTGGAGCAGACCCGGCAGAGTCTGCGTTCGGGGGCCGACCGGGAGCGGGTTGCCCGCAGCGAGACCGAGCGCCGAGTTGGCGAACTCGGCATCCTGGCCGGTACGGTGCCCGCCGTCGGTCAGGGCGTACGGATCACCGTCACCGATCCCGATCACAAACTCAGCCCGGAGCTGATGTTGGAGGGGATCGAGGAGTTGCGCGACGCCGGTGCCGAGGCGATCGAGATCAACGATCGGGTCCGGGTGGTGGCCTCGACCTCGTTCGGCGGCGGGCCCGGAGCGTTGCGGGTGGACGGAGTCAAGATCAAGACGCCGGTCGTGCTCGACGTCATCGGCGACTCGGACAGCCTGGCGACCGGGGCCAGTTTCCGCGGCGGATTCGCCGATCAGGTCAGCGGCAACGCCCACGGCGAGGTACGGATCAGCAAACAGGACAAGGTGTTGATCAACTCCTTGCACCGCGCCCGCGACAATCAGTACGCTCACCCCGCGTCCTCGCCCACCGGCCGGCGTTGACACAATGCGGCCCTGACACAATGCAGGGCCCTGACCATGCGGGCCTGACAC belongs to Microlunatus elymi and includes:
- the thrS gene encoding threonine--tRNA ligase, with the translated sequence MASTKITVVADNATTEQVIDETTTGLDLFGTDRSIVAIKINGELRDLDRPVLDGVDGAEITVEPVSIESTDGLNVLRHSTAHVAAQAVQALYAEAKLGIGPPITDGFYYDFQVAEPFTPEDLKAIDKQMSMIIKERQRFVRREISDDEGRHELAAEPFKIELIGKKGAADDADGADDQGMGVEVGAGQLTIYDNVRRDGSVAWKDLCRGPHLPHTGYIPAYAITRSSAAYWLGDQNNQQLQRVYGTAWPSKSELKDYQHRMEEAAKRDHRKLGVELDLFSFPDELGSGLAVFHPKGGVLKREMEDYVRRRHLEEGFSYVGTPHLTKSGLFETSGHYPYYADTMFPPMEFEGSHYLVKPMNCPMHNLIYKSRGRSYRELPLRFFEFGSVYRYEKSGVVHGLTRVRGMTQDDSHSYVTPEQAPGEIKHLLGFILGLLRDFGLNDYYLELSTRDPQSDKFIGSDEQWATATEILEQVGRDSGLDLVPDPGGAAFYGPKISVQTRDAIGRTWQMSTIQYDFNQPARFGLEYQAADGSRQQPVMIHSAKFGSIERFIGVLTEHYAGAFPVWLAPVQAVGIPVAAEFDGYLVDVAARMRKADIRVEVDTSDDRMQKKIRNWTKQKVPYQLIAGGQDAEAGAVSFRYRDGSQKNGVPVDEAIAEITAAIADKRQV
- a CDS encoding HIT family protein, which codes for MNDEITDRPDEFAGVPDPFERLWTPHRMVYIEGENKPPDGTADTCPFCRTPAGEDETGLIVHRDELAYVVLNLYPYSPGHLLICPYRHVADYTDLTDAERDAIGRLTADAMTVIRATSAPHGFNLGLNQGAVAGAGIAAHLHQHVVPRWAGDANFLPVIGHTKAIPQLLGDSWKLLYEVWQKHDQQPHGTEGNG
- a CDS encoding glycosyltransferase family 4 protein gives rise to the protein MTELLRPDQRADPTRDGALGVGLVCPYSLSTPGGVQSHVLGLAGYLTSIGDRVQILAPGELDPLRARQYGLERDQFTSVGPALPVPYNGSVARITFGPITAARVRRWLDTHRLDLLHIHEPLAPSVSMISLMSAAVPVVATFHTATPRSLLMRLAGSCLRSAVDKIEAGIAVSDSARRVVVDHLGRHPQVIPNGIRSADFRRPDHDQQGPNVDHHDAVDLSDVDHGGVDHDGIDHGGVAALRRSGDQPRLVFLGRLDEPRKGLEVLLQALPMIKQRHPELEVVIAGQGRLSRIVRRLPPGCVALGEVDDAARSALLRSADLFIAPHLNRESFGIVLIEAISAGASVIASDLPAFTDLLTDGHDELGFMFPAGDAAALAATVDRALAADRRRMNRRAQSFVDRYDWSRVGPAIRQVYAQLLPS
- a CDS encoding DUF881 domain-containing protein; this encodes MPDPQREPEAETTTSEVPGAGESATASAAAGARPSPAAAARQRLRRLLTKPGRGQLIAGVLVFLVAVGAVTQVRTHATDKAYSNARQDDLVQILDGLNSESRRLQGEIEDLEQTRQSLRSGADRERVARSETERRVGELGILAGTVPAVGQGVRITVTDPDHKLSPELMLEGIEELRDAGAEAIEINDRVRVVASTSFGGGPGALRVDGVKIKTPVVLDVIGDSDSLATGASFRGGFADQVSGNAHGEVRISKQDKVLINSLHRARDNQYAHPASSPTGRR
- a CDS encoding phosphatidylinositol mannoside acyltransferase, with product MAPEHDRTTALTPAAVGLRLLYGLGWRIGPQLPKPVRQLIMEQGARVAVRRGGENLDHYRDNLRAVLGREPDDQLLRAGVASYLRNWIEVFSLPGWSTARIVGTVSTTGEAELRRALREEGAVVALPHSGNWDLAGAWACVTGMPVTTVVEQLEAPEYAAFKRFREQLGMEIISNHDPAALPRLMTAVRQHRVACLVADRDLLGSGLPVDWAGHRVTMPAGPAVVARRTGASLFPMVCRFTPDGLRLDIGRPIEHRPGRDGLIAMIQDEADYFAERIARTPQDWHLMQPFFTAGTGASGKDRGVPGEDDHGVEGRP
- a CDS encoding Uma2 family endonuclease, producing MGAVTTFPQGRAWTVADLEQFPENDGNRYELIDGVLVVSPSPAVRHQIVSAQLHLLLAANCPVDLRVLAAPTDVVLADDTVVVPDLIVARRSDFTSKILPVAPLLAVEILSPSNRLFELNIKHDRYRRAGVRSYWIVDPDRPSLTAWALNKDNYRQIAEVSGEQSFTAADPYEVTITPNALLD
- a CDS encoding VOC family protein, which gives rise to MPNITTNLWFDTQAEEAAQYYCRIFPNSKINNISHYPDGTPRAGSVLTVDFELDGTRFTALNGGPEFRFTEAVSFLIDCQDQAEVDHYWDALTADGGEESQCGWLKDRFGVSWQVVPRQLPELLSNPDQALVGRVTQAMFQMAKIDVAELERAAAQ
- a CDS encoding small basic family protein, which produces MIPLLGLIAGIIVGLVLEPNVPTFLQPYLPIAIVAAMDALFGAFRAYLEGTFTDKVFVVSFISNVLIAAAIVFIGDQIGVGAQLSTGVVVVLGIRIFTNAAAIRRALFHA
- a CDS encoding DMT family transporter, producing the protein MQEQPAQEDAEQERPGARTAISPPWWRTASGALAMCFVGSSTAVSQLLVDAPLFTAQAVRYGIAAALLALVMRLRGQQIVRPAGREWLWLLGLAVSGLVVFNVALVRGARHAEPAVIAVAVAAVPILLGVLGPLLERRRPGARLLLAAAVVTAGAVLVVGVGRTDLIGIGWALVALICEAGFTLLAVPVLPRLGPAGVSLHSIWIATVLLAAIGVGAEGPAAVAALTRSEWIAIGYLAVFVTVIAFLLWYGCVQAIGADRAGLLTGVAPVAAALIGAVVLGEMPALGVWLGIAVVIAGLAIGLGPSARRRTGADAVTLSRTA
- a CDS encoding DUF881 domain-containing protein, which gives rise to MSAGDTGSVRRTPDASMDLLKQIIEHPIDPDYAVVAARESDHGDRPSTGRRVAFGLAALLIGAMFAVAALQTTRSQPAIQHERNQLVGQIKNAQANRDRLKERADDLAADNARLRTAGLGDDSQDRALKSRLNDLEAATGAAPVSGPGVKITVDDAAGGTGQGRVLDVDLQVLVNGLWQAGAEAIAVNGLRVTNLTAIREAGQAITVNYRSLTAPYQVQAIGNSGTLQTRLLDSSAGAWWNALKQNQGMRYDISAAAELKLDGVPGLSVRIGRTR
- the pgsA gene encoding phosphatidylinositol phosphate synthase, with protein sequence MLERFRNAWTKVIAPIAAFFVRHNISPDVITIVGTLGVVAGAVICYPQGWLWQGTVIIFLFVFADMVDGQMARSTGRSSKWGAFLDSSLDRLGDGAVFGGITLYFVHGAAVHGRDVAFDLPTIWASITLCALVMGQLTSYVKARAESLGFRCGGGLAARADRLLIILMGAWLAGLGVPYVLEFAVTALAVMSTVTVFQRIFQVRNQAREQDPHGAGA